The Shewanella halotolerans region CCATCCATGAAGATCACCCGGTCGGAGACATCCTTGGCAAAGCCCATCTCGTGGGTGACGATCACCATGGTCATTCCCGCTTGGGCCAGCTGCTTCATCACATCCAGCACGTCGCCCACCATCTCAGGGTCCAGCGCCGAGGTGGGCTCGTCAAATAGCATAAGCTCAGGCTTCATCGCCAGGGCGCGGGCGATGGCGACCCTCTGTTTCTGTCCGCCTGACAGGCTGGCGGGATAGGCGCTCGCCTTGTCGCTCAGCCCCACCTGCTCCAGCAGGCGCATCGCCTCGCTATCGGCCTCGGCCTGAGTCATCAAGCCCAGTTTCACCGGTGCCAGGGTGATGTTTTGCTGCACCGTCTTATGGGGGAAGAGGTTAAAGTTTTGAAACACCATACCCACCTTCTGCCGCAGCTTGTCGATGCAGGCATCTGGCGCGG contains the following coding sequences:
- a CDS encoding amino acid ABC transporter ATP-binding protein, with the translated sequence MIKISNLHKYFGDNQVLKGIDESIARGEVVSVIGPSGSGKSTFLRCINLLEQPTQGEIVIDGQSITAPDACIDKLRQKVGMVFQNFNLFPHKTVQQNITLAPVKLGLMTQAEADSEAMRLLEQVGLSDKASAYPASLSGGQKQRVAIARALAMKPELMLFDEPTSALDPEMVGDVLDVMKQLAQAGMTMVIVTHEMGFAKDVSDRVIFMDGGYVVESNVPSLLFGQPQEPRTQAFLSKVLR